The following proteins come from a genomic window of Chryseobacterium glaciei:
- a CDS encoding aconitate hydratase has product MTFDIDMIKKVYERYPERIAAARQIVGKPLTLSEKILYTHLWEGNATSAHERGNSYVDFAPDRVAMQDATAQMALLQFMQAGKAKVAVPSTAHADHLIQARVGAQADLQEGLNKNSEVFNFLGSVCDKYGIGFWKPGAGIIHQVVLENYAFPGGMMIGTDSHTVNAGGLGMVAIGVGGADAVDVMAGMAWELKMPKLIGVKLTGKMSGWTSAKDVILKVAGILTVKGGTGCIVEYFGEGAQSLSATGKGTICNMGAEIGATTSTFGYDDSMRRYLASTGRQDVVDAADKVADHLTGDAEVYANPEQYFDQVIEINLSELAPHLNGPFTPDLATPVSEFKAKAEANGWPIEVEWALIGSCTNSSYEDLSRAASIVEDAVAKGVKPKAILGINPGSEQVKFTAERDGFLDSFRKFENARIFTNACGPCIGQWDREGSEKGEKNSIIHSFNRNFAKRADGNPNTHAFVASPEMVAAIAISGRLDFNPITDTLTNESGEQIRLNEPQGFELPAKGFAVDDNGYQAPSEDGSSVVVNVSPTSDRLQLLEEFPAWDGKNIVGAKVLIKAFGKCTTDHISMAGPWLKYRGHLDNISNNMLIGAVNAYNMDTNNVKNLLTGEHGEVPAVQRAYKVAGIPTIVVGDQNYGEGSSREHAAMEPRHLGVKAVLVKSFARIHETNLKKQGMLGLTFANEADYDKIQEDDTVNFLDLDQFAPGKQLSLEFVHADGTKDIIMANHTYNDQQIDWFKAGSALNLIKRQEN; this is encoded by the coding sequence ATGACTTTCGACATTGACATGATCAAAAAAGTGTACGAGCGTTACCCAGAAAGAATTGCAGCAGCAAGACAAATCGTGGGAAAACCTCTTACCCTTTCAGAAAAAATCCTTTATACCCACTTATGGGAAGGTAATGCTACATCAGCACATGAAAGAGGAAACTCTTACGTAGATTTCGCACCGGATAGAGTTGCGATGCAGGATGCAACTGCGCAGATGGCACTTTTACAATTTATGCAGGCAGGAAAAGCTAAAGTGGCCGTTCCTTCAACTGCTCACGCCGATCACTTGATTCAGGCGAGAGTTGGTGCGCAGGCAGATTTACAGGAAGGTCTTAATAAGAATTCAGAAGTTTTCAATTTCTTGGGTTCTGTTTGTGATAAATATGGAATCGGTTTCTGGAAGCCGGGAGCCGGGATCATTCACCAGGTTGTTTTAGAAAATTACGCATTCCCAGGAGGTATGATGATCGGAACTGACTCTCACACGGTAAATGCAGGAGGTTTAGGAATGGTTGCCATCGGAGTTGGTGGTGCTGATGCAGTAGACGTAATGGCTGGAATGGCTTGGGAGCTTAAAATGCCTAAACTTATCGGGGTAAAATTAACCGGTAAAATGTCTGGCTGGACTTCTGCAAAAGATGTTATCTTAAAAGTAGCAGGAATCCTTACCGTAAAAGGAGGAACAGGATGTATCGTAGAATATTTCGGAGAAGGTGCTCAATCTTTATCTGCAACAGGAAAAGGTACCATCTGTAACATGGGTGCTGAAATTGGAGCTACTACTTCAACTTTCGGGTACGATGATTCTATGAGAAGATATTTGGCTTCTACAGGAAGACAAGATGTTGTAGACGCTGCTGACAAAGTTGCTGACCACTTAACAGGTGATGCTGAAGTGTATGCAAACCCTGAACAATATTTCGATCAGGTTATTGAAATCAACCTTTCTGAATTGGCACCACACTTAAATGGACCTTTTACTCCGGACTTAGCAACTCCAGTTTCTGAATTTAAAGCTAAAGCTGAAGCAAACGGATGGCCTATTGAAGTAGAATGGGCACTGATCGGTTCTTGTACCAACTCTTCTTATGAAGATCTTTCAAGAGCTGCTTCTATCGTTGAAGATGCAGTTGCAAAAGGTGTTAAGCCTAAAGCTATATTAGGAATCAACCCAGGATCTGAGCAAGTGAAATTCACGGCAGAAAGAGACGGTTTCTTAGATTCTTTCAGAAAATTTGAAAATGCAAGAATCTTTACGAATGCTTGTGGACCTTGTATCGGACAATGGGACAGAGAAGGTTCTGAAAAAGGAGAGAAAAATTCAATTATTCACTCTTTCAACAGAAACTTTGCGAAAAGAGCAGATGGTAACCCAAATACTCACGCATTCGTTGCTTCTCCTGAAATGGTAGCAGCTATTGCCATCTCTGGAAGATTAGACTTTAACCCAATTACAGATACATTAACCAATGAATCCGGAGAACAGATAAGATTAAACGAACCTCAAGGGTTTGAATTACCTGCAAAAGGTTTCGCTGTAGATGACAACGGATATCAAGCTCCTTCTGAGGACGGATCTTCTGTTGTTGTAAACGTTAGCCCAACTTCAGACAGACTTCAATTGTTAGAAGAATTCCCTGCTTGGGATGGAAAAAACATTGTAGGTGCTAAAGTTTTAATTAAAGCTTTCGGAAAATGTACAACCGACCACATTTCTATGGCTGGTCCATGGTTGAAATATAGAGGTCACTTAGATAACATCTCAAACAACATGTTGATTGGAGCTGTAAATGCTTACAATATGGATACTAACAACGTGAAAAATCTGTTAACAGGTGAACACGGTGAAGTTCCTGCTGTACAAAGAGCTTACAAAGTAGCAGGAATTCCTACGATTGTTGTTGGTGATCAAAACTATGGTGAAGGTTCTTCAAGAGAACACGCTGCAATGGAGCCGAGACATCTTGGAGTAAAAGCAGTATTGGTAAAATCATTCGCAAGAATCCATGAAACAAACCTTAAAAAACAAGGGATGTTGGGATTAACTTTCGCTAATGAAGCTGATTATGATAAAATTCAGGAAGATGACACGGTGAACTTCTTAGATTTAGATCAATTTGCTCCAGGAAAACAACTTTCTTTAGAGTTTGTACATGCAGACGGAACGAAAGACATCATTATGGCAAATCATACTTATAATGATCAACAAATTGATTGGTTTAAAGCAGGTTCTGCACTAAACTTAATTAAGAGACAGGAAAATTAA